A portion of the Nicotiana tabacum cultivar K326 unplaced genomic scaffold, ASM71507v2 Un00567, whole genome shotgun sequence genome contains these proteins:
- the LOC142179307 gene encoding lysine histidine transporter-like 2, whose amino-acid sequence MEKGGDSEEKRREKAIDEWLPITSDRNAKWWYSTMHNVTAMVGAAVLSLPYAMSEMGWGAGVTVTLLSWIITFYTIWQMVEMHEMIPGKRFDRYHELGQYAFGDKLGLWIVVPQQIIVEVSTCIIYMVTGGKSLKKFQEILFPNAKPIKLTYFIMIFSSFQFVLSHLPNFNSISSVSFVAAILSMTYSAIAWTVSLKELGKSEREVSYGPKSEKISDNVFMFLSALGNVAFAYAGHNVVLEIQATIPSTEDAPSKKAMWKGVFTAYIIVALCYLPVAFIGYWVFGNGVDDNILLTLHRPTWLIATANIFVVAHVIGSYQVYAMPVFDMIEAYAVKSLKYNPSTLLRVCVRTVFVAFTLVVGMTIPFFGGLMGFFGGFALAPTSYYLPCIIWLIIKKPRRFGLSWCTNWLCIIVGVLLTLTSPIGGLWSIIKSAKTYHFYT is encoded by the exons ATGGAAAAGGGAGGAGATAGTGAAGAAAAGAGGAGGGAGAAAGCAATAGATGAATGGCTACCGATAACGTCGGACCGGAATGCAAAGTGGTGGTATTCAACCATGCACAATGTTACTGCCATGGTTGGTGCTGCTGTTCTTAGTCTACCTTATGCCATGTCTGAGATGGGATG GGGAGCTGGTGTAACGGTAACGTTACTGTCATGGATTATAACATTCTACACAATCTGGCAAATGGTGGAGATGCATGAAATGATACCAGGCAAGAGATTCGACAGGTACCATGAGCTTGGCCAATATGCTTTTGGTGATAAACTTGGTCTCTGGATTGTTGTACCCCAACAAATTATAGTTGAAGTTAGCACTTGCATTATTTACATGGTCACTGGTGGCAAATCCTTGAAAAAATTCCAAGAAATTCTTTTCCCAAATGCCAAACCTATCAAACTCACTTACTTCATTATGATTTTCTCCTCTTTCCAATTTGTCCTCTCTCACTTGCCAAATTTCAACTCCATCTCTTCTGTCTCCTTCGTAGCGGCGATTTTGTCCATGACTTACTCTGCTATAGCATGGACTGTGTCACTAAAGGAATTAGGAAAAAGTGAGAGAGAAGTTAGTTATGGtccaaaaagtgaaaaaatatcAGATAATGTGTTTATGTTTCTGAGTGCATTAGGAAATGTAGCATTTGCATATGCTGGACATAATGTAGTTCTTGAAATTCAAGCTACAATTCCTTCAACAGAAGATGCACCTTCAAAAAAAGCAATGTGGAAAG GTGTATTCACAGCTTATATTATAGTGGCCTTGTGTTATTTGCCTGTGGCTTTCATTGGATATTGGGTGTTTGGTAATGGAGTTGATGATAACATCTTGCTCACACTACATAGACCTACATGGCTTATTGCAACTGCTAACATTTTTGTTGTCGCTCATGTCATTGGGAGTTACCAG GTTTATGCAATGCCAGTGTTTGATATGATAGAGGCATACGCTGTGAAGTCATTGAAATATAATCCTTCCACTCTTCTACGTGTTTGTGTGCGTACGGTTTTTGTTG CATTTACATTGGTTGTGGGCATGACAATACCATTCTTTGGTGGTTTGATGGGATTCTTTGGAGGTTTTGCTCTGGCACCAACCTCATATTAT CTTCCATGCATCATCTGGCTTATTATAAAAAAGCCCAGACGGTTTGGCTTGTCATGGTGTACGAACTGG CTTTGCATTATAGTGGGTGTACTTTTGACTCTAACATCTCCCATTGGTGGATTATGGAGTATCATCAAATCAGCCAAGACTTATCACTTCTACACCTGA